A window of the Garra rufa chromosome 10, GarRuf1.0, whole genome shotgun sequence genome harbors these coding sequences:
- the rbp2b gene encoding retinol-binding protein 2b, producing MPVDFTGKWELESSENLENFLKALDIDYAIRKIAAHLTPVKTFVQDGDNFVIKTQSAFKSYELSFTVGVEKEEFTKGFDNRTLKTLVTWQGDKLVATQKGEKPNRGWKHWIEDDKLYLELTCEDTVCRQVYKRKD from the exons ATGCCTGTGGATTTCACTGGAAAATGGGAGCTGGAGTCGAGCGAAAACCTTGAAAATTTCCTTAAAGCACTAG ACATTGACTATGCCATCCGCAAGATTGCAGCCCACCTCACTCCAGTAAAGACCTTTGTCCAGGATGGGGACAACTTTGTGATTAAGACACAGAGTGCCTTCAAGAGCTATGAGCTGAGCTTCACTGTTGGAGTTGAGAAGGAAGAATTTACTAAGGGATTTGACAACAGGACACTAAAG acTCTGGTGACCTGGCAAGGGGACAAATTGGTGGCCACCCAGAAAGGTGAGAAACCCAACCGGGGATGGAAACACTGGATAGAAGATGACAAACTTTATCTG GAGCTGACATGTGAGGACACTGTGTGCCGGCAAGTGTACAAAAGAAAAGACTGA
- the copb2 gene encoding coatomer subunit beta' isoform X1 — MPLRLDIKRKLTARSDRVKSVDLHPSEPWMLASLYNGSVCVWNHETQTLVKTFEVCDLPVRAAKFVARKNWVITGADDMQIRVFNYNTLERVHMFEAHSDYIRCIAVHPTQPYILTSSDDMLIKLWDWEKKWSCSQVFEGHTHYVMQIVINPKDNNQFASASLDRTIKVWQLGSSSPNFTLEGHDKGVNCIDYYSGGDKPYLISGADDRLVKIWDYQNKTCVQTLEGHAQNVSCVNFHPELPIIITGSEDGTVRIWHSSTYRLESTLNYGMERVWCVSGLRGSNNVALGYDEGSIIIKLGREEPAMSMDTSGKIIWAKHSEIQQANLKAMGDAESKDGERLPLAVKDMGSCEIYPQTIQHNPNGRFVVVCGDGEYIIYTAMALRNKSFGSAQEFVWAHDSSEYAIRESSSVVKIFKNFKEKKSFKPDFGAEGIYGGFLLGVRSVNGLAFYDWENTELIRRIEIQPKHIFWSDSGELVCIATEESFFILRYLSEKVATSQESNEGVTEDGIEDALEVLGEIQEVVKTGLWVGDCFIYTSSVNRLNYFVGGEIVTIAHLDRTMYLLGYIPKDDRLYLGDKELNIVSYSLLVSVLEYQTAVMRRDFGMADKVLPTIPKEQRTRVAHFLEKQGFKQQALAVSTDPEHRFELALQLGELKIAYQLAVEAESEQKWKQLAELAISKCQFGLAQECLHHAQDYGGLLLLATASGNASMVAKLAEGAERDGKNNVAFMTYFLQGKLDNCLELLIKTNRLPEAAFLARTYLPSQVSRVVKLWRENLSKVNQKAAESLADPTEYENLFPGLKEAFVAEQYLRETCIGQTRPATDYPLVTPNEERNVLEEASGYEPKGIFPTPTQQVKDAEEAPEDLDVLASVTAAISAPVVAAVPTMSHAESQPAPKVEEKTKKEPPTITAAEQKVIDELEDDLDNMELDDIDTTDVNLDDDFLDD, encoded by the exons ATG CCTCTGAGGCTGGACATCAAGCGCAAACTCACGGCTCGATCTGACCGTGTCAAAAGCGTAGATCTTCATCCGTCTGAGCCATGGATGCTGGCCAGTCTGTACAATGGCAGTGTCTGTGTGTGGAACCATGAAACACAG ACTCTGGTCAAGACTTTTGAAGTCTGTGACCTTCCAGTAAGAGCTGCAAAGTTTGTTGCCAGGAAAAATTGGGTCATTACTGGTGCT gATGACATGCAAATTCGGGTCTTCAACTATAATACACTAGAAAGAGTACATATGTTTGAGGCCCATTCAGATTACATTCGCTGCATCGCTGTTCATCCCACCCAGCCATACATCCTTACAAGCAGTG ATGACATGTTGATAAAGCTTTGGGACTGGGAGAAGAAGTGGTCCTGCAGTCAGGTGTTTGAGGGCCACACACACTACGTCATGCAGATTGTCATCAACCCCAAAGACAACAACCAGTTTGCTAGTGCGTCACTAGACAGAACCATCAAG gtTTGGCAGCTGGGCTCTTCCTCTCCTAACTTCACTCTGGAGGGCCATGATAAGGGAGTGAACTGCATTGATTATTACAGTGGAGGAGATAAGCCTTACCTCATATCTGGAGCTGATGACAGACTTGTCAAGATTTGGGACTATCAG AATAAGACATGTGTGCAGACGCTCGAGGGTCACGCTCAGAATGTGTCCTGTGTAAACTTCCACCCAGAGCttccaatcatcatcactggatCTGAGGATG GCACGGTTCGTATCTGGCACTCCAGCACTTATCGTCTGGAGAGCACCCTGAACTATGGTATGGAGCGGGTGTGGTGTGTGTCTGGCTTGCGCGGGTCCAACAATGTGGCATTGGGCTATGACGAGGGCAGCATCATTATCAAG CTTGGTCGTGAGGAGCCAGCCATGTCAATGGACACCAGTGGTAAAATCATTTGGGCCAAACACTCTGAGATTCAGCAGGCTAACCTCAAAGCCATGGGAGATGCTGAGAGCAAGGATGGTGAGAGGTTGCCACTGGCGGTGAAAGACATGGGCAGCTGTGAGATCTACCCTCAAACCATCCAACACAATCCTAATGGAAG GTTTGTGGTGGTGTGCGGCGATGGAGAGTACATCATCTACACTGCCATGGCTCTGAGAAATAAGAGCTTTGGCTCTGCACAGGAGTTTGTCTGGGCCCATGATTCATCCGA gTATGCGATTCGGGAAAGCAGCAGTGTGGTGAAGATATTCAAAAATTTCAAAGAGAAGAAATCTTTTAAGCCAGACTTTGGAGCAGAAG GCATCTATGGTGGTTTCTTGCTGGGTGTCCGATCAGTGAATGGCTTGGCTTTCTATGACTGGGAAAACACAGAGCTGATCCGCCGCATTGAGATCCAGCCCAAACAC ATTTTCTGGTCAGACTCTGGTGAGCTGGTCTGCATTGCCACAGAGGAATCTTTCTTCATTCTGCGCTATCTGTCAGAGAAGGTGGCTACATCACAGGAGTCAAATGAGGGGGTTACTGAAGATGGTATCGAAGATGCTTTAGAG GTCCTAGGAGAGATTCAAGAAGTGGTAAAGACTGGTCTGTGGGTGGGAGACTGTTTCATTTACACCAGCTCAGTCAACAGACTCAACTACTTTGTTGGAGGAGAGATTGTCACAATTGCTCACCTGGACAG AACCATGTACCTTCTGGGATACATTCCTAAAGACGACCGTCTTTACCTGGGCGATAAGGAACTGAACATAGTAAGTTACTCTCTTCTGGTGTCTGTCCTGGAGTACCAGACAGCTGTCATGCGCAGAGACTTTGGCATGGCAGACAAAGTGCTGCCCACCATCCCTAAAGAACAGAGGACCAGAGTTGCCCACTTCCTGGAAAAACAG GGTTTCAAGCAGCAGGCTTTGGCCGTGTCCACTGATCCAGAGCACCGGTTCGAGCTGGCTCTGCAGTTAGGAGAGCTGAAAATTGCTTATCAGCTAGCAGTAGAAGCTGAG TCGGAGCAGAAGTGGAAGCAGTTGGCAGAGTTGGCCATCAGTAAGTGCCAGTTTGGATTGGCACAGGAGTGCCTCCATCATGCCCAGGACTATGGAGGACTGCTGCTGCTGGCCACTGCATCTGGCAACGCCTCTATGGTTGCCAAGCTTGCAGAGGGAGCAGAGCGTGACGGCAAAAACAATGTTGCCTTCATGACCTACTTCCTGCAGGGAAA ACTGGACAACTGTTTGGAGCTTCTGATCAAGACAAATCGTCTACCAGAAGCAGCCTTTCTTGCCCGCACATATCTGCCGAGCCAAGTTTCCAG GGTGGTGAAGCTTTGGAGAGAGAACTTGTCTAAAGTGAATCAGAAAGCGGCAGAGTCTCTGGCAGACCCCACAGAGTATGAGAACTTGTTCCCAGGCCTAAAAGAGGCCTTTGTGGCAGAGCAGTACCTGAGAGAGACCTGCATCGGCCAAACCAGACCTGCCACTGACTACCCACTGGTCACG CCCAATGAAGAAAGGAATGTGCTGGAGGAGGCCAGTGGATATGAACCCAAAGGAATTTTCCCCACTCCcacacag CAGGTGAAGGATGCAGAGGAGGCCCCGGAGGATTTGGACGTTTTGGCCTCGGTGACGGCAGCCATCTCGGCTCCAGTAGTTGCAGCAGTGCCTACTATGAGTCATGCAGAATCCCAGCCTGCTCCGAAGGTTGAGGAGAAGACGAAGAAAGAGCCCCCGACAATTACAGCAGCAGAACAGAAG gTTATCGATGAACTGGAGGATGATTTGGATAACATGGAACTCGATGACATCGACACCACAGACGTCAATCTGGATGATGACTTCTTAGACGACTAA
- the LOC141344496 gene encoding uncharacterized protein, with the protein MAATLPFPDTDSVCYLCTFSLKDSVVLRCCHSLCKNCLQSYWELNKSLECPVCLREARCSVLLHHLSISCFASEGESSQDSNFKPPCEENPESEMQSVEKDLSAVMAAIASIKKEEDISAMVQMLMEVKYEPVENNISENIEENFIYGDTIENIASVKSEQSNETRVEEPDTDLILHDTISAPSSILKEPNESTEIAHQSPTTTCKSLRSNLCTKCGKSFKKKSDLRVHEKVHSLKKSHQCSTCGKSYVGKHELSMHMRLHTGEKLLDCSYCKKKFVRESGLKSHLRSHTGEKPFSCSQCGKSFSRRSTLSTHFRLHVGTLPHQCDHCGKLFNTAAAMKVHRATHTGERPFPCPQCEKKFINKFHLEVHLHSHAGNRPFSCSECGKSFLRKQELNTHQTIHQDNRPFHCTDCDSSFKRLSHLTSHLKIHSSDSPFKCTYCSRTFKHPNSLKLHERLHTGEKPYTCEHCGKSFPSSGDRTRHLVVHSEVKSYKCPKCDRSFRFKNSMRSHMVTHTGERPFHCKKCGSNFARIANLKAHEVVHTDERSYSCSQCGVAFKSSSTLRSHMIIHSSKTPLDCTTCGKTFTRQDTFKRHQDIHAGIKVHKCSECGKCLSSASCLKLHMQGHSGKKKMYNCDECEKSFSSMSYLLKHRQTAHTDEKPYTCFECGESFNTDGKLVTHQLQHSGQMDHVCSHCEKTFARKETLRRHEKMHSEKRPYQCSECEKGFTRSDHLKQHQRTHDKRN; encoded by the exons ATGGCTGCCACCTTGCCCTTTCCTGACACAGATTCTGTCTGCTATCTTTGCACTTTCTCTTTAAAAGACTCTGTTGTTCTCAGATGTTGCCACAGCTTGTGCAAAAACTGTCTACAAAGCTACTGGGAGCTCAACAAGTCCCTGGAGTGTCCTGTTTGTTTGAGAGAGGCACGCTGTTCTGTTCTCCTACATCATTTAAGTATTTCATGCTTTGCCTCAGAGGGTGAATCCTCTCAAGACAGCAACTTCAAACCACCCTGTGAAGAGAATCCAGAAAGTGAAATG CAGTCAGTAGAGAAGGACTTGTCGGCAGTTATGGCTGCTATTGCCAGCATCAAGAAAGAAGAGGACATCAGTGCCATGGTCCAGATGTTGATGGAGGTCAAATATGAACCTGTTGAAAACAACATATCAGAAAACATAGAAGAAAACTTTATATATGGAGATACAATAGAGAACATAGCCTCTGTGAAG agcgaGCAGTCCAATGAAACCAG GGTTGAGGAACCAGATACAGATTTGATACTACATGACACCATTTCTGCACCCAGTTCCATCTTAAAGGAACCCAATGAATCTACAGAGATTGCTCATCAATCACCCACGACTACTTGTAAGTCACTTAGGTCCAACCTTTGTACAAAATGCGGCAAGAGTTTCAAAAAAAAGTCCGACCTCAGAGTCCACGAGAAGGTGCACTCCTTGAAGAAGTCACACCAGTGCTCCACCTGTGGAAAGAGTTATGTGGGTAAACATGAGCTCTCCATGCACATGCGGCTACACACCGGCGAGAAGCTGTTGGATTGTTCTTATTGCAAGAAAAAGTTTGTCAGGGAGAGTGGACTAAAGTCCCACTTGAGGAGCCACACAGGGGAGAAGCCGTTCTCTTGCTCGCAATGTGGGAAAAGCTTCTCGCGAAGAAGTACCTTAAGTACTCACTTTCGGTTGCACGTAGGCACCCTGCCCCATCAGTGTGATCATTGCGGGAAGCTTTTCAACACTGCTGCGGCTATGAAAGTCCACAGGGCAACCCATACCGGAGAAAGACCCTTTCCGTGCCCACAATGTGAGAAGAAGTTCATCAATAAGTTTCACTTGGAAGTTCACCTGCATAGTCATGCAGGGAACAGGCCGTTCAGCTGTTCcgagtgtgggaagagtttcttgCGGAAACAAGAACTCAACACTCATCAAACTATTCACCAAGACAACCGTCCTTTTCATTGCACAGACTGCGACAGCAGCTTCAAAAGGTTGAGCCACCTCACGTCGCACTTGAAGATCCATTCCTCTGACTCTCCTTTCAAATGCACATACTGCAGCAGGACCTTCAAGCATCCCAACAGCCTCAAACTGCACGAGCGtcttcacaccggagagaaaccctaCACTTGTGAACACTGCGGGAAAAGTTTCCCCTCTTCAGGAGATCGAACTAGACACCTAGTTGTACACTCCGAGGTCAAATCCTACAAGTGCCCGAAATGTGACAGAAGCTTTCGCTTCAAGAACAGTATGAGGTCCCACATGGTCACACacactggagaaagacctttTCATTGCAAAAAGTGTGGCAGCAACTTCGCGAGAATCGCAAATCTTAAAGCGCATGAGGTGGTGCACACCGACGAAAGATCTTACAGCTGTTCTCAATGTGGTGTGGCCTTCAAGTCATCCTCTACTCTCAGGAGCCACATGATAATCCATTCCAGCAAGACTCCGTTAGACTGCACCACCTGTGGCAAAACCTTCACTCGTCAAGACACCTTCAAAAGGCATCAAGACATTCACGCCGGGATCAAAGTCCACAAGTGCTCAGAGTGTGGAAAATGCCTGAGCTCAGCAAGTTGCCTGAAGCTGCACATGCAGGGTCATTCCGGAAAGAAGAAAATGTATAACTGCGATGaatgtgaaaagagtttcagtTCCATGTCCTATCTCTTGAAGCACCGGCAGACTGCACACACCGATGAGAAGCCGTATACATGCTTTGAGTGTGGGGAGAGCTTTAATACGGATGGGAAACTGGTTACTCACCAACTCCAGCATTCTGGACAGATGGATCATGTTTGCTCCCACTGTGAGAAGACGTTTGCACGGAAAGAGACACTAAGACGACATGAGAAGATGCACTCTGAGAAAAGGCCTTACCAGTGCTCTGAGTGTGAGAAAGGATTCACAAGGAGCGATCATCTTAAACAGCATCAGAGAACACACGACAAGAGAAATTAA
- the copb2 gene encoding coatomer subunit beta' isoform X2 encodes MPLRLDIKRKLTARSDRVKSVDLHPSEPWMLASLYNGSVCVWNHETQTLVKTFEVCDLPVRAAKFVARKNWVITGADDMQIRVFNYNTLERVHMFEAHSDYIRCIAVHPTQPYILTSSDDMLIKLWDWEKKWSCSQVFEGHTHYVMQIVINPKDNNQFASASLDRTIKVWQLGSSSPNFTLEGHDKGVNCIDYYSGGDKPYLISGADDRLVKIWDYQNKTCVQTLEGHAQNVSCVNFHPELPIIITGSEDGTVRIWHSSTYRLESTLNYGMERVWCVSGLRGSNNVALGYDEGSIIIKLGREEPAMSMDTSGKIIWAKHSEIQQANLKAMGDAESKDGERLPLAVKDMGSCEIYPQTIQHNPNGRFVVVCGDGEYIIYTAMALRNKSFGSAQEFVWAHDSSEYAIRESSSVVKIFKNFKEKKSFKPDFGAEGIYGGFLLGVRSVNGLAFYDWENTELIRRIEIQPKHIFWSDSGELVCIATEESFFILRYLSEKVATSQESNEGVTEDGIEDALEVLGEIQEVVKTGLWVGDCFIYTSSVNRLNYFVGGEIVTIAHLDRTMYLLGYIPKDDRLYLGDKELNIVSYSLLVSVLEYQTAVMRRDFGMADKVLPTIPKEQRTRVAHFLEKQGFKQQALAVSTDPEHRFELALQLGELKIAYQLAVEAESEQKWKQLAELAISKCQFGLAQECLHHAQDYGGLLLLATASGNASMVAKLAEGAERDGKNNVAFMTYFLQGKLDNCLELLIKTNRLPEAAFLARTYLPSQVSRVVKLWRENLSKVNQKAAESLADPTEYENLFPGLKEAFVAEQYLRETCIGQTRPATDYPLVTPNEERNVLEEASGYEPKGIFPTPTQVKDAEEAPEDLDVLASVTAAISAPVVAAVPTMSHAESQPAPKVEEKTKKEPPTITAAEQKVIDELEDDLDNMELDDIDTTDVNLDDDFLDD; translated from the exons ATG CCTCTGAGGCTGGACATCAAGCGCAAACTCACGGCTCGATCTGACCGTGTCAAAAGCGTAGATCTTCATCCGTCTGAGCCATGGATGCTGGCCAGTCTGTACAATGGCAGTGTCTGTGTGTGGAACCATGAAACACAG ACTCTGGTCAAGACTTTTGAAGTCTGTGACCTTCCAGTAAGAGCTGCAAAGTTTGTTGCCAGGAAAAATTGGGTCATTACTGGTGCT gATGACATGCAAATTCGGGTCTTCAACTATAATACACTAGAAAGAGTACATATGTTTGAGGCCCATTCAGATTACATTCGCTGCATCGCTGTTCATCCCACCCAGCCATACATCCTTACAAGCAGTG ATGACATGTTGATAAAGCTTTGGGACTGGGAGAAGAAGTGGTCCTGCAGTCAGGTGTTTGAGGGCCACACACACTACGTCATGCAGATTGTCATCAACCCCAAAGACAACAACCAGTTTGCTAGTGCGTCACTAGACAGAACCATCAAG gtTTGGCAGCTGGGCTCTTCCTCTCCTAACTTCACTCTGGAGGGCCATGATAAGGGAGTGAACTGCATTGATTATTACAGTGGAGGAGATAAGCCTTACCTCATATCTGGAGCTGATGACAGACTTGTCAAGATTTGGGACTATCAG AATAAGACATGTGTGCAGACGCTCGAGGGTCACGCTCAGAATGTGTCCTGTGTAAACTTCCACCCAGAGCttccaatcatcatcactggatCTGAGGATG GCACGGTTCGTATCTGGCACTCCAGCACTTATCGTCTGGAGAGCACCCTGAACTATGGTATGGAGCGGGTGTGGTGTGTGTCTGGCTTGCGCGGGTCCAACAATGTGGCATTGGGCTATGACGAGGGCAGCATCATTATCAAG CTTGGTCGTGAGGAGCCAGCCATGTCAATGGACACCAGTGGTAAAATCATTTGGGCCAAACACTCTGAGATTCAGCAGGCTAACCTCAAAGCCATGGGAGATGCTGAGAGCAAGGATGGTGAGAGGTTGCCACTGGCGGTGAAAGACATGGGCAGCTGTGAGATCTACCCTCAAACCATCCAACACAATCCTAATGGAAG GTTTGTGGTGGTGTGCGGCGATGGAGAGTACATCATCTACACTGCCATGGCTCTGAGAAATAAGAGCTTTGGCTCTGCACAGGAGTTTGTCTGGGCCCATGATTCATCCGA gTATGCGATTCGGGAAAGCAGCAGTGTGGTGAAGATATTCAAAAATTTCAAAGAGAAGAAATCTTTTAAGCCAGACTTTGGAGCAGAAG GCATCTATGGTGGTTTCTTGCTGGGTGTCCGATCAGTGAATGGCTTGGCTTTCTATGACTGGGAAAACACAGAGCTGATCCGCCGCATTGAGATCCAGCCCAAACAC ATTTTCTGGTCAGACTCTGGTGAGCTGGTCTGCATTGCCACAGAGGAATCTTTCTTCATTCTGCGCTATCTGTCAGAGAAGGTGGCTACATCACAGGAGTCAAATGAGGGGGTTACTGAAGATGGTATCGAAGATGCTTTAGAG GTCCTAGGAGAGATTCAAGAAGTGGTAAAGACTGGTCTGTGGGTGGGAGACTGTTTCATTTACACCAGCTCAGTCAACAGACTCAACTACTTTGTTGGAGGAGAGATTGTCACAATTGCTCACCTGGACAG AACCATGTACCTTCTGGGATACATTCCTAAAGACGACCGTCTTTACCTGGGCGATAAGGAACTGAACATAGTAAGTTACTCTCTTCTGGTGTCTGTCCTGGAGTACCAGACAGCTGTCATGCGCAGAGACTTTGGCATGGCAGACAAAGTGCTGCCCACCATCCCTAAAGAACAGAGGACCAGAGTTGCCCACTTCCTGGAAAAACAG GGTTTCAAGCAGCAGGCTTTGGCCGTGTCCACTGATCCAGAGCACCGGTTCGAGCTGGCTCTGCAGTTAGGAGAGCTGAAAATTGCTTATCAGCTAGCAGTAGAAGCTGAG TCGGAGCAGAAGTGGAAGCAGTTGGCAGAGTTGGCCATCAGTAAGTGCCAGTTTGGATTGGCACAGGAGTGCCTCCATCATGCCCAGGACTATGGAGGACTGCTGCTGCTGGCCACTGCATCTGGCAACGCCTCTATGGTTGCCAAGCTTGCAGAGGGAGCAGAGCGTGACGGCAAAAACAATGTTGCCTTCATGACCTACTTCCTGCAGGGAAA ACTGGACAACTGTTTGGAGCTTCTGATCAAGACAAATCGTCTACCAGAAGCAGCCTTTCTTGCCCGCACATATCTGCCGAGCCAAGTTTCCAG GGTGGTGAAGCTTTGGAGAGAGAACTTGTCTAAAGTGAATCAGAAAGCGGCAGAGTCTCTGGCAGACCCCACAGAGTATGAGAACTTGTTCCCAGGCCTAAAAGAGGCCTTTGTGGCAGAGCAGTACCTGAGAGAGACCTGCATCGGCCAAACCAGACCTGCCACTGACTACCCACTGGTCACG CCCAATGAAGAAAGGAATGTGCTGGAGGAGGCCAGTGGATATGAACCCAAAGGAATTTTCCCCACTCCcacacag GTGAAGGATGCAGAGGAGGCCCCGGAGGATTTGGACGTTTTGGCCTCGGTGACGGCAGCCATCTCGGCTCCAGTAGTTGCAGCAGTGCCTACTATGAGTCATGCAGAATCCCAGCCTGCTCCGAAGGTTGAGGAGAAGACGAAGAAAGAGCCCCCGACAATTACAGCAGCAGAACAGAAG gTTATCGATGAACTGGAGGATGATTTGGATAACATGGAACTCGATGACATCGACACCACAGACGTCAATCTGGATGATGACTTCTTAGACGACTAA